One window from the genome of Amycolatopsis sp. NBC_01480 encodes:
- a CDS encoding DUF2631 domain-containing protein — translation MAGKAIEKRPEVDPRDEPSAEWGWHGSFPKATRVAGWVSVVVLLLMLKGNHENNTENVWLVGLAIFLAFLLVLDIRKRRTAWRK, via the coding sequence GTGGCAGGCAAGGCGATCGAGAAGCGGCCCGAAGTGGACCCCCGCGACGAGCCCTCGGCCGAGTGGGGCTGGCACGGCTCGTTCCCGAAGGCCACCCGCGTCGCCGGCTGGGTCAGCGTGGTCGTGCTGCTGCTCATGCTCAAGGGCAACCACGAGAACAACACCGAGAACGTGTGGCTCGTCGGCCTGGCGATCTTCCTGGCGTTCCTGCTGGTGCTCGACATCCGCAAGCGCCGCACGGCCTGGCGTAAGTAG
- the ispG gene encoding flavodoxin-dependent (E)-4-hydroxy-3-methylbut-2-enyl-diphosphate synthase produces MPALPPPVLAERRKTRQLKVGSVGVGSESPISVQSMTTTLTSDVNATLQQIAELTAAGCDIVRVACPSADDAEALPAIAKKSQIPVIADIHFQPKYVFAAIEAGCAAVRVNPGNIRKFDDQVKEIAQAAKDHGTPIRIGVNAGSLDKRLLEKYGKATPEALAESALWEASLFAEHDFHDIKISVKHNDPVVMVRAYELLAEQCDYPLHLGVTEAGPAFQGTIKSAVAFGALLRQGIGDTIRVSLSAPPVEEVKVGIQILQSMNLKERKLEIVSCPSCGRAQVDVYTLAEQVTAGLEGMEIPLRVAVMGCVVNGPGEAREADLGVASGNGKGQIFVKGEVIKTVPEHAIVETLIEEAMRIAEAAGEGIGEGAPSVTVG; encoded by the coding sequence ATGCCCGCTCTGCCGCCCCCCGTCCTCGCCGAGCGCCGCAAGACCCGCCAGCTCAAGGTGGGTTCGGTCGGCGTCGGCAGTGAGTCCCCCATCTCCGTCCAGTCGATGACGACGACGCTGACCTCCGACGTCAACGCCACCCTCCAGCAGATCGCCGAGCTGACCGCGGCCGGCTGCGACATCGTCCGGGTCGCGTGCCCCTCGGCCGACGACGCCGAGGCCCTGCCCGCGATCGCGAAGAAGTCGCAGATCCCGGTGATCGCCGACATCCACTTCCAGCCCAAGTACGTGTTCGCCGCGATCGAGGCCGGCTGCGCCGCCGTGCGCGTGAACCCGGGCAACATCCGCAAGTTCGACGACCAGGTCAAGGAGATCGCGCAGGCCGCGAAGGACCACGGCACGCCGATCCGGATCGGCGTCAACGCCGGCTCGCTCGACAAGCGGCTCCTGGAGAAGTACGGCAAGGCGACGCCCGAGGCGCTGGCCGAGTCGGCGCTGTGGGAGGCCTCGCTGTTCGCCGAGCACGACTTCCACGACATCAAGATCTCGGTCAAGCACAACGACCCGGTGGTCATGGTGCGCGCGTACGAGCTGCTGGCCGAGCAGTGCGACTACCCGCTGCACCTGGGCGTCACCGAGGCCGGGCCCGCGTTCCAGGGCACGATCAAGTCGGCCGTCGCGTTCGGCGCGCTGCTGCGCCAGGGCATCGGCGACACCATCCGCGTGTCGCTGTCCGCCCCGCCGGTCGAAGAGGTCAAGGTCGGCATCCAGATCCTGCAGTCGATGAACCTCAAGGAGCGCAAGCTCGAGATCGTCTCCTGCCCGTCCTGCGGGCGGGCGCAGGTGGACGTCTACACGCTCGCCGAGCAGGTCACCGCCGGGCTCGAGGGCATGGAGATCCCGCTGCGCGTCGCCGTGATGGGCTGCGTCGTGAACGGCCCGGGCGAGGCCCGCGAGGCCGACCTCGGCGTCGCCTCCGGCAACGGCAAGGGGCAGATCTTCGTCAAGGGCGAGGTCATCAAGACCGTGCCCGAGCACGCGATCGTGGAGACGCTGATCGAAGAGGCCATGCGCATCGCCGAAGCGGCGGGCGAGGGCATCGGCGAAGGCGCTCCGAGCGTCACCGTCGGCTGA
- the dxr gene encoding 1-deoxy-D-xylulose-5-phosphate reductoisomerase: protein MTTSRSVLVLGSTGSVGAQALDVAARNPHLFTVAGIAAGGSDPQALAAQALAHGVAAVAVSRPTAVEDLQLALYAEAQRRGYSKGEFRIPRIFAGADAVTELIDAVNVDVVLNALPGSQGLEPTLKALATGSTLALANKESLIAGGPLVLAAAKPGQLVPVDSEHSAIAQALRAGRENEVARLVLTASGGPFRGRQRADLADVTVEQAMAHPTWSMGPLITINSATLVNKGLELIEAALLFTIEPARIDVTVHPQSIVHSMVTFTDGSTIAQASPPDMRLPIALALHWPERVPGAAAACSWDTAASWTFEPLDNEAFPAVELARHVGTEGGCLPAVYNAANEEAVAAFLAQNAGFTSIVDTVSQVVEAADEWRRVPRDVEDVLAAERWARARAGTMLGKGK, encoded by the coding sequence ATGACTACCTCGCGAAGCGTCCTCGTGCTCGGCTCGACCGGGTCCGTCGGGGCCCAGGCCCTCGACGTCGCCGCCCGTAACCCGCACCTGTTCACCGTGGCCGGGATCGCCGCCGGCGGGTCCGACCCGCAGGCGCTGGCCGCCCAGGCGCTGGCCCACGGCGTGGCCGCCGTCGCCGTGAGCAGGCCCACGGCGGTGGAGGACCTGCAGCTCGCGCTGTATGCCGAGGCCCAGCGCCGCGGCTACTCGAAGGGCGAGTTCCGCATCCCGCGCATCTTCGCGGGCGCCGACGCCGTGACCGAACTCATCGACGCGGTGAACGTCGACGTCGTCCTGAACGCCCTGCCCGGCTCCCAGGGCCTCGAGCCGACGCTGAAGGCACTGGCCACCGGGTCCACGCTCGCCTTGGCCAACAAGGAGTCGCTGATCGCGGGCGGGCCGCTCGTGCTCGCCGCCGCGAAGCCGGGGCAGCTCGTGCCCGTCGACTCCGAGCACTCCGCCATCGCGCAGGCGCTGCGCGCGGGCCGGGAAAACGAGGTGGCGCGGCTCGTGCTCACCGCGTCCGGCGGCCCGTTCCGCGGCCGGCAGCGCGCCGACCTCGCCGACGTCACCGTCGAGCAGGCGATGGCGCACCCGACCTGGTCGATGGGCCCGCTGATCACCATCAATTCCGCGACGCTGGTCAACAAGGGCCTGGAGCTGATCGAGGCCGCGCTGCTGTTCACCATCGAGCCCGCGCGCATCGACGTCACCGTGCACCCGCAGTCGATCGTCCACTCGATGGTGACCTTCACCGACGGCTCGACGATCGCCCAGGCCAGCCCGCCCGACATGCGGCTGCCCATCGCGCTCGCGCTGCACTGGCCCGAGCGCGTGCCCGGTGCCGCGGCCGCCTGCTCCTGGGACACGGCGGCGAGCTGGACGTTCGAGCCGCTCGACAACGAGGCGTTCCCGGCCGTCGAGCTGGCCCGCCACGTGGGCACCGAGGGCGGCTGCCTGCCGGCCGTCTACAACGCCGCGAACGAGGAGGCGGTGGCCGCCTTCCTGGCGCAGAACGCCGGTTTCACCTCGATTGTGGACACTGTTTCGCAGGTGGTGGAAGCCGCCGACGAGTGGCGTCGCGTGCCGCGTGACGTCGAAGATGTACTCGCCGCCGAGCGCTGGGCTCGCGCGCGTGCAGGGACAATGCTGGGTAAGGGGAAGTAG
- a CDS encoding M50 family metallopeptidase translates to MLAYIIGVVLFALGICISVALHEAGHMLTAKAFGMKVRRYFVGFGPTVFSFRRGETEYGLKWIPLGGFCDIAGMTALDEVTPDEAPRAMWRFKTWKRTVVMSAGSITHFLLAFVVLYLMGITMGLPNINPVSDPVVQSTSCARAATNTQQLTDTSCPAGAPTPAKTAGVKAGDKILSVAGKPTPQWSDVLAIVQASGGPTPITVQRGNQTLNLTVDIPRVQRLTTDGTVRQVGMMGASTQTPPQYLHYNGVTAIGATFSFTGEMFSQTAQRLVQFPERIPAVVSAIFGGERDPNTPVSVVGASRIGGEAVQNGLWQLFFFLLVSFNFFIGVFNLLPLLPLDGGHIAIAWYERVRDWLRGLRGKAAGGPVDYTRLSAVTMVIVVLGGGITLLTVTADIVNPIRLQ, encoded by the coding sequence GTGCTCGCCTACATCATCGGGGTGGTGCTGTTCGCGCTGGGGATCTGCATCTCCGTCGCACTGCACGAGGCCGGTCACATGCTGACCGCCAAGGCGTTCGGCATGAAGGTCCGGCGCTACTTCGTGGGCTTCGGGCCCACGGTCTTCTCCTTCCGCCGCGGCGAGACGGAGTACGGCCTGAAGTGGATCCCGCTCGGCGGGTTCTGCGACATCGCCGGCATGACGGCGCTGGACGAGGTGACGCCGGACGAGGCGCCGCGCGCGATGTGGCGGTTCAAGACCTGGAAGCGCACCGTGGTGATGTCCGCGGGCTCGATCACCCACTTCCTGCTCGCCTTCGTGGTGCTCTACCTGATGGGGATCACCATGGGCCTGCCCAACATCAACCCGGTCAGCGACCCGGTGGTCCAGTCGACCTCGTGCGCTCGGGCCGCCACCAACACCCAGCAGCTCACCGACACCAGCTGCCCGGCGGGCGCGCCCACCCCGGCGAAGACCGCGGGTGTGAAGGCCGGCGACAAGATCCTGTCGGTCGCGGGCAAGCCGACGCCGCAGTGGAGCGACGTGCTGGCCATCGTCCAGGCGTCCGGCGGCCCGACCCCGATCACCGTGCAGCGCGGCAACCAGACGCTCAACCTGACCGTCGACATCCCGCGGGTGCAGCGGCTGACCACCGACGGGACCGTGCGCCAGGTCGGCATGATGGGCGCGTCCACGCAGACGCCGCCGCAGTACCTGCACTACAACGGCGTCACCGCGATCGGCGCCACGTTCTCCTTCACCGGGGAGATGTTCAGCCAGACCGCGCAGCGCCTGGTCCAGTTCCCCGAGCGGATCCCGGCCGTGGTCAGCGCGATCTTCGGCGGCGAGCGCGACCCGAACACCCCGGTCAGCGTCGTCGGCGCGAGCCGGATCGGCGGCGAGGCCGTGCAGAACGGGCTGTGGCAGCTGTTCTTCTTCCTGCTGGTCAGCTTCAACTTCTTCATCGGCGTGTTCAACCTGCTGCCGCTGCTGCCGCTGGACGGCGGGCACATCGCCATCGCCTGGTACGAGCGGGTGCGCGACTGGCTCCGCGGGCTCCGCGGCAAGGCGGCGGGCGGGCCGGTGGACTACACCAGGCTGTCCGCAGTCACGATGGTGATCGTCGTGCTCGGCGGTGGCATCACGCTACTGACGGTGACAGCGGACATCGTCAACCCGATCCGCTTGCAGTAG